A window of Streptomyces armeniacus contains these coding sequences:
- a CDS encoding LacI family DNA-binding transcriptional regulator — protein sequence MSSGTESAAGTGRRRSSTRSVTLRDVAEHAGVSAQTVSRVLRIPDEVAPHTRERVEAAVRECGYVPNLAARNLASNRSRIVATVIPSLSASVFSETLTGLSAVLSSEGYQVLLGYTDYDDEREEQLIRSLLGRRPDGFFMTGVIHREGAVKMLRSSGIPVVETWDWTGSPIDTLVGFSNVDAMYEMVSFLHGAGYRTPCFVGSLIEGDHRSHRRLDGYLKAVRKHWPGSEPRVVDASDHPLTLESGGRLLELARGAHPDTDVLVFSTDIYANGALLAARSRGLRVPEDIAVTGFGDFELSGLLGPGLTTVALPTDTIGRAAATLLLQRMRGAEPESHTVDLGFEIRRRGSA from the coding sequence ATGTCCAGCGGCACGGAGTCAGCAGCCGGCACGGGGCGGCGGCGCTCCTCCACCCGGTCCGTCACCCTCCGCGACGTCGCCGAGCACGCGGGCGTCTCCGCCCAGACCGTCTCGCGCGTCCTGCGCATCCCGGACGAGGTGGCCCCGCACACCCGCGAGCGGGTCGAGGCCGCGGTGCGCGAGTGCGGCTACGTACCCAACCTGGCGGCGCGGAACCTGGCGTCCAACCGCAGCCGGATCGTCGCCACCGTCATCCCGTCGCTGTCCGCGTCCGTGTTCTCCGAGACCCTGACCGGGCTGTCCGCGGTCCTCTCCTCGGAGGGCTACCAGGTGCTGCTCGGCTATACCGACTACGACGACGAGCGCGAGGAGCAGCTCATCCGCTCCCTGCTCGGCCGCAGACCCGACGGCTTCTTCATGACCGGTGTGATCCACCGGGAGGGCGCCGTGAAGATGCTGCGCTCCTCGGGCATCCCCGTCGTCGAGACCTGGGACTGGACCGGCTCCCCGATCGACACCCTCGTGGGCTTCTCCAACGTGGACGCCATGTACGAGATGGTGTCCTTCCTGCACGGCGCCGGCTACCGCACGCCCTGCTTCGTCGGCTCCCTCATCGAGGGCGACCACCGCTCGCACCGCCGCCTCGACGGCTACCTCAAGGCCGTGCGGAAGCACTGGCCGGGCAGCGAGCCGCGGGTCGTCGACGCCTCGGACCACCCGCTCACGCTGGAGTCCGGCGGGCGGCTGCTCGAACTCGCCCGGGGCGCGCACCCCGACACCGACGTCCTCGTCTTCTCCACCGACATCTACGCCAACGGCGCGCTGCTCGCGGCCCGGTCCCGCGGGCTGCGCGTGCCCGAGGACATCGCCGTCACCGGCTTCGGCGACTTCGAGCTATCCGGCCTGCTGGGCCCCGGCCTCACCACCGTGGCGCTGCCGACCGACACCATAGGGCGCGCCGCCGCGACCCTGCTGCTG
- a CDS encoding CaiB/BaiF CoA transferase family protein — MKVLEGIRVLDLSIAMSGPFAAMKLADLGADVVKVEPPAGEWQRHTAAGGADGNEVNASFLSLNRNKRSISVDLKSEAGLDALRRLVASADVFLQNYRPGVARRLGVDYESLRAVKPDLVYVSISGYGETGPYAARPGQDLLLQAMSGALHSAGRPGEAPTAAPFFLVDAFAAYSAFEGALAALFHRQRTGEGQLVQVNMLDAIIAAQMQEISVRTVGGVAQERSERIHAHSYIRAPYGIFPTSDGHVALSFAEPAVLAELLDEPRLAHLEAERDGFTRRDEISALVEEGLRRRTTAHWLDKLGVAGVWCGPVYDYDDLLADPQVRHNESFVSYDHPTEGPVTTPGFSFRLSGSPQTVDRPAPVNGQHTREVLRDAGYDDDAVARLEEKGVIHASPLAEN, encoded by the coding sequence ATGAAGGTCCTCGAGGGGATCCGCGTGCTGGATCTGTCCATCGCGATGTCCGGTCCGTTCGCGGCGATGAAGCTCGCCGACCTGGGAGCGGACGTCGTCAAGGTGGAGCCTCCCGCCGGCGAGTGGCAGCGGCACACCGCGGCGGGCGGCGCCGACGGCAACGAGGTCAACGCCTCGTTCCTGTCGCTCAACCGCAACAAGCGCAGCATCTCGGTCGACCTCAAGTCCGAGGCCGGGCTCGACGCCCTGCGCCGCCTCGTCGCCTCGGCCGACGTCTTCCTCCAGAACTACCGCCCCGGCGTCGCCCGGCGGCTCGGCGTGGACTACGAGTCACTGCGGGCCGTCAAGCCCGATCTCGTCTACGTGTCGATCTCCGGCTACGGCGAGACCGGCCCGTACGCGGCACGCCCCGGACAGGACCTGCTGCTCCAGGCGATGAGCGGGGCCCTGCACAGCGCGGGCCGGCCCGGCGAGGCGCCCACCGCGGCGCCGTTCTTCCTCGTCGACGCCTTCGCCGCGTACTCCGCCTTCGAAGGCGCCCTGGCCGCGCTCTTCCACCGGCAGCGCACGGGCGAGGGCCAGCTGGTGCAGGTCAACATGCTCGACGCGATCATCGCCGCGCAGATGCAGGAGATCAGCGTCCGTACGGTCGGCGGCGTCGCACAGGAGCGCAGCGAACGCATCCACGCGCACAGCTACATCCGCGCCCCCTACGGCATCTTCCCCACGAGCGACGGCCATGTCGCCCTCTCGTTCGCCGAGCCCGCCGTCCTCGCGGAACTGCTGGACGAACCCCGGCTGGCGCACCTGGAGGCGGAACGCGACGGCTTCACCCGGCGCGACGAGATCTCCGCCCTCGTCGAGGAGGGGCTGCGGCGGCGTACGACCGCGCACTGGCTCGACAAGCTGGGCGTGGCCGGCGTGTGGTGCGGCCCCGTCTACGACTACGACGACCTGCTCGCCGACCCCCAGGTCCGGCACAACGAGTCGTTCGTCAGCTACGACCACCCCACCGAGGGCCCCGTGACCACCCCCGGCTTCTCGTTCCGGCTCAGCGGCAGCCCGCAGACCGTCGACCGGCCCGCGCCGGTCAACGGGCAGCACACCAGGGAGGTGCTCCGCGACGCCGGCTACGACGACGACGCCGTGGCCCGCCTCGAGGAGAAGGGCGTGATCCACGCCTCACCCCTCGCCGAGAACTGA
- a CDS encoding nucleotide disphospho-sugar-binding domain-containing protein, translating to MRVLFIPLSVPTHYFHQVSMAWAFRAAGHEVRVAGEAPVLDAVLRSGMPAVPAGEGFDFVATDARGVRLEALPEDEARKRNEARLDEFGSAAAVLAGDLVRFAGRWRPDVVIADPMASVAPVVAETAGVPLVRHLFGPDLTRHLGYPGSGVPLDGDPRDAYPERILELYDRFGVEARADYALRHLDPTPAALQVPGMPNRLPVRYVPYNGPGVAPGWLRQPPARTRVCVTYGTVTSTLRGAEGFQVPRILRALTDLDVEVVAALSASDRELLGEPPAGVRVVEQLPLHLLLPSCAAIFHQGGAGALLTAAALGVPQVVGAQHTDQILNARQLESAGAGVFLPPGEADGDGIKKAVSHVLSDASVRAAAAEVRAEIQEQPTPAGVVRTLEELI from the coding sequence GTGCGCGTGCTGTTCATCCCGCTGTCCGTGCCCACCCACTACTTCCACCAGGTGTCCATGGCCTGGGCGTTCCGCGCAGCCGGGCACGAGGTGCGGGTCGCCGGCGAGGCACCCGTCCTCGACGCCGTGCTGCGCTCCGGCATGCCCGCCGTACCCGCCGGCGAGGGCTTCGACTTCGTCGCCACGGACGCGCGGGGCGTCCGCCTGGAGGCGCTGCCGGAGGACGAGGCACGGAAGCGGAACGAGGCGCGGCTCGACGAGTTCGGCAGCGCCGCCGCGGTCCTCGCGGGCGACCTCGTACGGTTCGCCGGGCGGTGGCGCCCCGACGTCGTGATCGCCGACCCGATGGCGTCCGTCGCCCCCGTCGTCGCCGAGACCGCCGGAGTGCCGCTCGTACGGCACCTGTTCGGGCCCGACCTGACCCGGCACCTCGGCTACCCCGGCAGCGGCGTGCCCCTCGACGGCGACCCCCGCGACGCGTACCCGGAGCGCATCCTGGAGCTCTACGACCGGTTCGGCGTCGAAGCACGTGCCGACTACGCCCTGCGGCACCTCGACCCGACCCCCGCAGCGCTGCAGGTCCCCGGCATGCCGAACCGGCTGCCCGTGCGGTACGTGCCGTACAACGGGCCCGGCGTCGCCCCCGGCTGGCTGCGGCAGCCCCCCGCACGCACCCGCGTGTGCGTCACGTACGGCACCGTCACCTCCACCCTGCGCGGCGCCGAGGGCTTCCAGGTGCCGCGCATCCTGCGGGCGCTGACCGACCTGGACGTCGAGGTCGTGGCCGCGCTCAGCGCGTCCGACCGCGAGCTGCTGGGCGAACCCCCCGCGGGCGTACGGGTGGTGGAGCAGCTGCCGCTGCACCTGCTGCTGCCCAGCTGCGCCGCGATCTTCCACCAGGGCGGCGCGGGCGCGCTGCTGACCGCCGCCGCGCTGGGCGTGCCGCAGGTCGTCGGAGCCCAGCACACCGACCAGATCCTGAACGCGCGACAGCTGGAGTCCGCGGGCGCCGGGGTGTTCCTGCCGCCCGGGGAAGCGGACGGCGACGGCATCAAGAAGGCCGTCTCCCACGTGCTCTCCGACGCTTCCGTGCGCGCGGCCGCGGCCGAGGTGCGCGCGGAGATCCAGGAACAGCCCACACCCGCCGGAGTCGTCCGGACCCTCGAGGAACTCATTTGA
- a CDS encoding glucose-1-phosphate thymidylyltransferase: MKALVLAGGTGSRLRPFSHSTPKQLVPVANKPVLFHGLEAIRAAGITDVGIIVNSASAAIRTAVGDGSALGVDVTYLPQDEPRGLAHCVMIARDYLGDDDFLMYLGDNVFADGITEPVAQFQAERPAAQLAVVKVADPSEYGVAELDPSGRVVALEEKPARPRSNYAVTGAYFFSPQIHEAVQGIRPSWRNELEITDALQWLVDQEQEVRAYVCTGYWKDTGNVTDLLDCNRALLEKTTSGVRGSVDPLSQIGASVVVEAGATVTASRIDGPAVIGSGTSIKNSYIGPYTAIGSGCRVENSAVEDSILLDRASIQGVRSINGSLIGRECDVSQARQELRVHRLIMGDDSHVEVPA; this comes from the coding sequence ATGAAGGCACTCGTTCTTGCGGGCGGCACCGGTTCCCGGCTGCGCCCGTTCAGCCACAGCACCCCGAAGCAGCTCGTGCCCGTCGCCAACAAACCGGTCCTGTTCCACGGGCTGGAGGCGATACGGGCGGCCGGCATCACCGATGTCGGCATCATCGTCAACTCCGCGAGCGCCGCCATCCGTACGGCCGTCGGTGACGGCTCCGCGCTCGGCGTCGACGTCACGTACCTGCCGCAGGACGAGCCCCGCGGGCTCGCGCACTGCGTCATGATCGCGCGGGACTACCTCGGCGACGACGACTTCCTCATGTACCTCGGCGACAACGTCTTCGCCGACGGCATCACCGAGCCCGTCGCCCAGTTCCAGGCCGAACGGCCCGCCGCGCAGCTCGCCGTCGTCAAGGTCGCCGACCCGTCCGAGTACGGCGTCGCCGAACTCGACCCGTCCGGGCGCGTCGTCGCCCTGGAGGAGAAGCCCGCCCGGCCGCGCAGCAACTACGCGGTGACCGGCGCGTACTTCTTCTCCCCGCAGATCCACGAGGCCGTGCAGGGCATCCGGCCCAGCTGGCGCAACGAACTGGAGATCACCGACGCCCTGCAGTGGCTCGTCGACCAGGAGCAGGAGGTGCGCGCGTACGTGTGCACCGGCTACTGGAAGGACACCGGCAACGTCACCGACCTCCTCGACTGCAACCGCGCGCTGCTGGAGAAGACCACCTCCGGGGTACGCGGCTCCGTGGACCCGCTCAGCCAGATCGGCGCCTCCGTGGTCGTCGAGGCCGGGGCGACCGTCACGGCCTCCCGCATCGACGGGCCCGCCGTCATCGGCAGCGGCACGTCCATCAAGAACAGCTACATCGGCCCGTACACCGCCATCGGCAGCGGCTGCCGCGTCGAGAACTCCGCCGTGGAGGACTCGATCCTGCTCGACCGCGCCTCGATCCAGGGCGTGCGGTCCATCAACGGCTCCCTCATCGGCCGTGAGTGCGACGTCAGCCAGGCCCGCCAGGAACTCCGCGTCCACCGCCTGATCATGGGCGACGACAGCCACGTCGAGGTGCCCGCATGA
- the rfbB gene encoding dTDP-glucose 4,6-dehydratase — MRLLVTGGAGFIGSQYVRGLLDGRYQAAGTGAALPGGDLITVLDKLTYAGSLDNLPVDDERVTFVEGDICDARLLAEVLPGHDAVVHFAAESHVDRSIGDASPFVMTNVVGTQTLLEACRAAKVERIVHVSTDEVYGSIDEGSWTEDFPLAPNSPYSASKAASDLFARAYWRTHGLSVSVTRCCNNYGPYQYVEKVIPLFITSLTDGGDVPLYGDGHHIREWLHVDDHCRAIHLVLTRGGAGETYNIGGGSEITNLELTDRLLKLCGADWDRVRRVPDRKAHDERYSLDSGKIREELGFEPEIPFGSGLASVVDWYRDNRWWWEKAKAGTA, encoded by the coding sequence ATGAGACTCCTGGTCACCGGCGGCGCCGGCTTCATCGGCTCGCAGTACGTGCGCGGCCTGCTCGACGGCCGCTACCAGGCCGCGGGCACCGGCGCGGCCCTCCCGGGCGGCGACCTGATCACCGTGCTGGACAAGCTCACGTACGCGGGCAGCCTCGACAACCTGCCCGTGGACGACGAACGGGTCACCTTCGTCGAGGGCGACATCTGCGACGCCCGGCTGCTGGCCGAGGTGCTGCCCGGACACGACGCCGTCGTGCACTTCGCGGCCGAGTCGCACGTCGACCGGTCCATCGGGGACGCCTCGCCGTTCGTCATGACGAACGTCGTCGGCACCCAGACCCTGCTGGAGGCGTGCCGGGCGGCGAAGGTCGAACGGATCGTGCACGTCTCCACCGACGAGGTGTACGGCAGCATCGACGAGGGCTCCTGGACCGAGGACTTCCCCCTCGCGCCCAACTCGCCCTACTCCGCGTCGAAGGCCGCCAGCGACCTGTTCGCCCGCGCGTACTGGCGCACCCACGGCCTGTCCGTCTCCGTCACCCGGTGCTGCAACAACTACGGTCCCTACCAGTACGTCGAGAAGGTCATCCCGCTGTTCATCACCAGCCTCACCGACGGCGGGGACGTGCCGCTGTACGGCGACGGGCACCACATACGCGAGTGGCTGCACGTCGACGACCACTGCCGCGCCATCCACCTGGTGCTGACCCGCGGCGGGGCGGGGGAGACGTACAACATCGGCGGCGGCTCCGAGATCACCAACCTGGAGCTGACCGACCGGCTGCTGAAGCTGTGCGGCGCCGACTGGGACCGGGTGCGCCGCGTGCCGGACCGCAAGGCGCACGACGAGCGCTACTCCCTGGACAGCGGCAAGATCCGGGAGGAGCTCGGCTTCGAGCCGGAGATCCCGTTCGGGAGCGGCCTCGCCTCCGTCGTGGACTGGTACCGCGACAACCGGTGGTGGTGGGAGAAGGCCAAGGCCGGCACGGCCTGA
- a CDS encoding class I SAM-dependent methyltransferase: MPPTGSVPARRPLGTVTRGTTSPNRLRRMDRWIAHTHGAALRRSDEPPVAVDLGYGAAPWTAVELLLRLRRVRGDAEVAGLEIDPERVAAAKPYERSGLTFGRGGFEIPLPRPPLLIRAANVLRQYAEDDVPAAWERLCGRLAPGGLLVEGTCDEIGRRHVWVALGPEGPRTVTFAARLGSLTRPSDLAERLPKALIHRNVPGEAVHAFLRDFDRAWAAAAPYAPYGARQRWVRAAHALGTAWPLVDGPRRWRHGEVTIGWSALAPRPSGPSGA; encoded by the coding sequence ATGCCCCCGACCGGTTCCGTGCCCGCGCGCCGCCCTCTCGGGACCGTGACCCGCGGAACGACCAGCCCGAACCGGCTGCGCCGCATGGACCGCTGGATCGCCCACACCCACGGCGCGGCCCTCCGCCGTTCCGACGAGCCACCCGTCGCGGTCGACCTCGGCTACGGCGCGGCCCCGTGGACCGCCGTCGAACTGCTGCTGCGCCTCCGCCGCGTACGCGGCGACGCGGAGGTCGCCGGGCTCGAGATCGACCCCGAGCGCGTTGCGGCAGCGAAGCCGTACGAACGCTCCGGCCTCACCTTCGGCCGCGGCGGCTTCGAGATCCCGCTGCCACGCCCGCCACTGCTCATACGGGCGGCGAACGTACTGAGGCAGTACGCGGAGGACGACGTTCCTGCGGCGTGGGAGCGGCTGTGCGGGCGGCTGGCGCCCGGGGGCCTGCTGGTGGAGGGCACCTGCGACGAGATCGGCCGCAGGCACGTGTGGGTGGCACTCGGGCCGGAGGGGCCGCGCACGGTCACGTTCGCGGCGCGGCTGGGTTCGCTGACGCGACCGTCCGACCTCGCCGAACGGCTGCCGAAGGCACTGATCCACCGGAACGTGCCGGGGGAGGCGGTGCACGCGTTCCTCCGCGACTTCGACCGCGCGTGGGCGGCGGCCGCGCCGTACGCCCCGTACGGCGCGCGCCAGCGGTGGGTCCGCGCGGCGCACGCCCTGGGTACGGCGTGGCCGCTGGTGGACGGGCCGCGGAGGTGGCGGCACGGCGAGGTGACGATCGGCTGGTCCGCCCTCGCCCCCCGACCTTCCGGCCCGTCCGGCGCTTGA
- a CDS encoding NUDIX hydrolase, whose translation MDQPVLAAGCVLWRRRSPEEDCDGIELAVVHRPKYDDWSHPKGKLKRGEDPLDGALREVREETGMECEPGAPLPTARYESQYRPKEVRYWAAEATGGSFLPNHEVDRMAWLPPGAARDRLSYERDRELVDALLVALRTPGD comes from the coding sequence ATGGACCAGCCGGTGCTGGCCGCCGGGTGCGTCCTGTGGCGGCGCCGCTCGCCCGAGGAGGACTGCGACGGCATCGAGCTGGCGGTCGTCCACCGGCCGAAGTACGACGACTGGTCGCACCCGAAGGGCAAGCTCAAGCGCGGCGAGGACCCGCTGGACGGCGCGCTGCGCGAGGTGCGCGAGGAGACCGGCATGGAGTGCGAGCCGGGTGCGCCGCTGCCGACGGCGCGGTACGAGTCCCAGTACCGGCCGAAGGAGGTCCGCTACTGGGCGGCCGAGGCCACCGGCGGCTCCTTCCTCCCGAACCACGAGGTCGACCGCATGGCCTGGCTGCCGCCGGGTGCGGCGCGCGACCGCCTGTCGTACGAGCGGGACCGCGAACTGGTGGACGCGCTGCTGGTGGCTCTGAGGACGCCCGGCGACTGA
- a CDS encoding CHAD domain-containing protein, with the protein MPPASVPAAAPAAGPAGSAASAAPGAGAGDVLGAYLHTEAAEFLRSLRVHGESAGSPEAVADAAAAVRQLRRSARRMSGALHTYRTLVDTGWADQLRTELGWLSGTLAREYAYAARLDRLLSALHRLASDGSAIGGGAGGAVGGSTGIGSGGTGGAAVSGAPSAKGGALPVGAARAGALLERQLTLARTRAHSAALQALGSSRFHAVADAVAVLASEAPITPDTDGRPAEEVLPPLAEAAHRRLNEAVDILPLARAEHPYNAEALSRSLAAEVQGDAAWHQVRLLLRLHRYAQEVLLRGTGAAADPDADQRLGPASRALDRHRDAAEAAAAAASAARTPRIAPATAYALGVLHADQRHEVEAARFAFGRLWTARTTETRTTETRTAETRTAETTRRAERGGTR; encoded by the coding sequence GTGCCGCCGGCGTCCGTGCCCGCGGCTGCACCGGCGGCGGGGCCCGCGGGGTCCGCGGCGTCGGCCGCGCCGGGGGCCGGTGCGGGTGACGTGCTCGGCGCGTACCTGCACACGGAGGCCGCCGAGTTCCTGCGCAGCCTGCGCGTCCACGGCGAGAGCGCCGGCAGCCCCGAGGCGGTGGCGGACGCGGCGGCAGCCGTACGCCAACTCCGCCGGTCCGCCCGCCGGATGAGCGGCGCGCTGCACACGTACCGCACGCTGGTCGACACCGGCTGGGCCGACCAGCTGCGCACCGAACTCGGCTGGCTGTCGGGCACGCTGGCGCGCGAGTACGCGTACGCCGCCCGGCTGGACCGGCTGCTGTCCGCGCTGCACCGGCTGGCGAGCGACGGCAGCGCCATAGGGGGTGGCGCGGGCGGTGCCGTCGGCGGTTCCACCGGCATCGGCTCCGGCGGCACCGGCGGTGCTGCCGTTTCCGGCGCCCCGTCGGCGAAGGGCGGTGCCCTGCCGGTGGGCGCCGCGCGCGCGGGCGCGCTGCTGGAACGGCAGCTCACCCTGGCCCGTACGCGCGCACACTCCGCGGCGCTGCAGGCGCTCGGCTCGTCGCGCTTCCACGCCGTCGCGGATGCCGTCGCCGTACTCGCCTCGGAGGCGCCTATCACCCCCGACACGGACGGCCGCCCGGCGGAGGAGGTGCTTCCGCCGCTGGCGGAGGCGGCGCACCGCCGCCTGAACGAAGCGGTCGACATCCTCCCGCTGGCACGCGCGGAGCACCCGTACAACGCGGAGGCGCTCTCCCGTTCGCTGGCCGCGGAGGTGCAGGGGGACGCGGCCTGGCACCAGGTACGGCTGCTGCTGCGGCTGCACCGCTACGCACAGGAGGTGCTGCTGCGGGGCACGGGCGCGGCGGCCGACCCGGACGCCGACCAGCGGCTGGGCCCGGCCAGCCGGGCGCTCGACCGGCACCGCGACGCGGCGGAGGCCGCCGCCGCGGCCGCGTCGGCGGCCCGTACGCCGCGCATCGCACCGGCCACCGCGTACGCCCTGGGCGTGCTGCACGCGGACCAGCGGCACGAGGTGGAGGCGGCGCGGTTCGCGTTCGGGCGGCTGTGGACGGCGCGTACGACGGAGACGCGTACGACGGAGACGCGTACGGCCGAGACGCGTACGGCCGAGACGACGCGCAGGGCGGAGAGGGGCGGCACGCGATGA
- a CDS encoding APC family permease, translating to MLRDTSTEESAGTAATPANLTGRLGTGAIVFMVVAAAAPLTVVGGNVPLAIASGPGAGAPVGFAIASVILLVFAVGFVTMTPHVPEAGAFYAYATRGLGDRVGVGTAGVALVAYTAIQVGVYGYMGWAANDVLKTFGGPTGVPWWVWSLATVAVVAFLGYRHIELSSKVLGVALVLEIAVVAVLDAVIVARGGEHGVSVESFTPDAVFSGPLGVAVLFALTGFIGFEATAVFRNEARDPDRTIPRATYLAVIVIGAFYTVSCWALVLAAGTDEASGVAQKTLDGDANMLMDTAEAYVGTALRDIMQVLLLSSLFACVLSFHNVIARYTFTLSRKGLAPARLGSVHPRHHSPSFSSVAQTVTALLLVCVFALLGLDPLVGVFGSMAGVATVGMVLLMLTTSVAVVTFFAREPALAAGRTWQTRIAPALAVLGLLSSLWLVFANFTLITGGSTGVSIALAAIPFAAFAAGLALGPARGGTRQ from the coding sequence ATGCTGAGAGACACCTCCACGGAAGAATCCGCCGGGACCGCCGCGACCCCCGCGAACCTCACGGGGCGGCTCGGCACCGGCGCGATCGTGTTCATGGTGGTCGCCGCCGCCGCACCGCTCACCGTCGTCGGCGGCAACGTCCCGCTCGCCATCGCCAGCGGCCCCGGCGCGGGAGCGCCCGTCGGCTTCGCCATCGCCTCCGTCATCCTGCTGGTCTTCGCCGTCGGCTTCGTCACGATGACGCCGCACGTGCCCGAGGCCGGTGCCTTCTACGCGTACGCCACCCGCGGCCTCGGCGACCGGGTCGGCGTCGGCACGGCGGGCGTCGCGCTCGTCGCCTACACGGCGATCCAGGTCGGCGTCTACGGCTACATGGGCTGGGCCGCGAACGACGTGCTCAAGACCTTCGGCGGCCCCACCGGCGTGCCCTGGTGGGTGTGGTCGCTCGCGACCGTCGCCGTCGTGGCCTTCCTCGGCTACCGCCACATCGAACTCAGCTCCAAGGTCCTCGGCGTCGCCCTCGTCCTGGAGATCGCCGTCGTGGCCGTCCTGGACGCGGTCATCGTGGCGCGCGGCGGCGAACACGGCGTCAGCGTCGAGTCGTTCACACCCGACGCGGTGTTCTCCGGGCCGCTGGGCGTCGCGGTGCTGTTCGCCCTCACCGGGTTCATCGGCTTCGAGGCCACGGCCGTCTTCCGGAACGAGGCCCGCGACCCGGACCGTACGATCCCCCGCGCCACGTACCTCGCCGTCATCGTCATCGGCGCCTTCTACACGGTGTCCTGCTGGGCCCTGGTGCTCGCCGCGGGCACCGACGAGGCCTCCGGCGTGGCGCAGAAGACCCTCGACGGCGACGCCAACATGCTGATGGACACCGCCGAGGCGTACGTCGGCACGGCCCTCCGCGACATCATGCAGGTGCTGCTGCTGAGCAGCCTGTTCGCCTGCGTGCTGTCGTTCCACAACGTCATCGCGCGCTACACCTTCACCCTCTCCCGCAAGGGCCTCGCCCCCGCCCGCCTCGGCTCCGTACACCCGCGGCACCACTCGCCGTCGTTCTCCTCCGTGGCCCAGACGGTGACCGCGCTGCTCCTGGTCTGCGTCTTCGCGCTGCTCGGACTCGACCCGCTGGTCGGCGTGTTCGGCTCCATGGCCGGAGTCGCGACCGTCGGCATGGTCCTGCTGATGCTCACCACGTCGGTGGCCGTGGTCACGTTCTTCGCCCGCGAACCCGCACTCGCCGCGGGCCGCACCTGGCAGACCCGGATCGCCCCGGCGCTCGCCGTGCTGGGCCTGCTGTCGAGCCTGTGGCTGGTCTTCGCCAACTTCACGCTGATCACGGGCGGCAGCACGGGCGTGAGCATCGCCCTGGCGGCGATCCCCTTCGCGGCCTTCGCCGCGGGCCTGGCCCTCGGCCCTGCCCGCGGCGGCACGCGGCAGTAG